GGAGGACGGTGTTGTGGAAGCGAGGATCAAGTGGGTTTTTTATGGCAGTGGCGATGGGGTTGAAGACCCTTTTGGCTTTTGAGAGGTTTGGGGAGCTCTGTTGGTTAAGTGTTGATAAACACTCAGTCTTCCTTTTCCCTTATTTCGTGTGGTTCATTACCTTATTTCCTTTTAAGACTCACATAGGAATTCGTGTATAAAAAGAGATGCACACGGATAGTCGTGTGTGATAACAAAAGGCAACAGTACATGATGAGACAGGATtcttgacacgattattaacaTTACACAAAAATCCGTACGTAACCAATATCACACGGAGTTCTATATGTGCAAGGAAAATTAAATATGAGAGTGTAAGAATCTCTGATGTGAATGTCTAATCAATTTTTTTATCCACGGCTATCCGTGTGCAATAGCATCCCAATTTTACTTTATTCCCatacactatgccaataatgtcTTGAGACGACACATTTTAGAAGACAGAAAACaagttttatgtcgtctgaaatatTTCAAGTTTTTTAGATGACATAATAAActaattgtgttgtctgaataacatGAAAATCCATACTAGTACATTTTTTCTAGCTTtgaaaaattcagacaacagataactGTTGTATGAAAAAACTAAGAAATTCTCACtttcaattgaaaaaataagacaataaatttatgttgtctgagtgaaATAGGGAAATTACTTCTCATTGTGTGTCCAAAAACTTATTTTTGTTACAACGTAAACTTTCCAAATTGATGCCCTAGCAAGCCCGTTATTTTCCCACACtggtcaaaaactcaaaacatCAAAAACACATTCTCTCATGCCTAGCTCTATCTCGACCCAGCAACAACCCAGAGCAACAAACCCAGCAGCAATCCAATTTATAAaacagactctctctctctctctctctctctggagcCTTCAACTTTGATCTTTTTCATTCTGGATCTGATTCATAGCTGCTTAATCTTGAGGCCCCGATCTATCGTCAGCTGAGGTTACATGTTGCTTGGGTTTTGGCAAATTAAAAACCCAAGCTTGAGCCCTTCGATCTCTCTTCGTGAAACTCTAAAATCCCATTCCTAGATGCCAAGTTCTCTGCTAGTTTAGTTCCTACCGAATCTATGCCTTATCATCTCCGGCAGAAGTTATCGCTTCCTAAATACGAACCCAACTTTTGGTGAAATGCAAATAAGGGCACTTTTCTATTCTCATTGCAGAGAATTGGTATCCAAGATTATGAATTTCCTGCTACAAAGGTAAGGTTTTCAATCAACATCTCAATTTGCCCAGATAAATTCTTTATCAGTAACCTCTTATTTAGATTCCATGCCTTTGTTATTTAAGTTTACAACTTTGCCATTAATGTTGTGGATTTTAGTTTCCAAACGAAATCCTAGATCCATGTTAGTCAAAGTTATAGGGTATTGAGGATTTATGCAGATAATTGGAAGAAGGTTTGATTGTAATCAACTCGGTTTCTGTTCAAATTTTGTTATCCCTTAATTGGTTAAATCCTTTGCAATGGTTTACTTAAGATGATTAACTCTTGCCCAAAGGTATTAGTCTCCCTGTCCCATTATCCTTGTCCTCAGAGTGTCACTAACTTATTAACTCTTATATTCTGAGCTTATGTTGGCTTTAACAGTGATTTATGATTTCTTGTAACAAAACTGAGGATCAGTAGTATACGAAAAAGCTGAAGACCAAATTATCTATGTTGTTGTAATTTCTCCAAATCATGGTTGCTTAGAGATGTAAGGGTCTGTTTTGGTGGAACTTATTTATATCTTGAATTGGTTGGTTAATATAGGTAACAAGTTCGATTCGATCTGCAAATGATTTCTGTGCTTAATTTTATAGTTAATATCTGTTGAGATTGGATTATCAAATTGGTCTATAATCATTCTATTGCAACTTACGTTGTGTTTATTGAATATAGAGGTTATATTGCAAAGCTCTTACCAAATGATGTCATATAGCTGACCCTAAATAATAACGGCTTTATTATTATTACGTATTATTTGTGAGGGAGGTGATGATGCCATGATTTGGTGGACATAAAAGGTTTAATTAGATGGTCTATTTGTCTCCTAGTGGAAGCCTATTCATTCTGAATTTGAGTGATTAAAAGTTGGTACTTTGCATTGCATTGCTGGCTTGAAGCTTACATGACGATGACATGCTACATGTAGCCAAATACACCTCAAAATAAATTCTCTTTAAATATAATGGAAACTTTTGATCAAAATTTCAGAAGAACTTTTCCCAGAATTTGGGTGCTGACAAATAATAAGACACAGCTATTAGAATTTATCTCTTAAGCTTTATTCGGATGTTCCATGCCATACTTTGGTAgttggtttaattagaagaaggTTCATATCTTTCTGCTGGACATAAGATAGTGTTATTCATATATTTCTCTCCTTCTGATAGTATTGGTATTATTCCTCAGGTACTATGACTTGAAGGTTGGGAATGGAACTGAGGCAGTGACAGGATCCCGGGTTGCAGTACGGTTGTGATCAAGTTAAATTTCAATATTGTAAGAATATATGATCAATACTGTCTCCAAGAATATATATGCCAATACCAAGTGTTATTAGATATCACATATTACTAAGCTTCCATACTTGATTAGATACCAAATGAACCTTTGAGACATTCCTAGTAGGACCTCACTATGCTCGTAGCTAGTTGTCTGCTCAAGTATTCAAGTACGATGAATGCAATTTATATGAGAAATTCAAGAGTCTTTCAAATTACCAAATATTTATATGAGTAATTCAAGTACGATGAATACAATTTAACCATGCATCTCTGTTTGCAGGTTCATTATGTTGCAAAGTGGAAGGGTATCACTTTCATGACAAGTAGACAAGGACTTGGTGTTGGTGGAGGAACGGGGTAAGGATAGATTGGTGCTGCTCTTCACTTGTATATTTAGTACTATAGGTCATTCTGGTAGTAATTTCAATTGCTGTCACTCTCCTCTTAAACGACAATTTAGGAACCAACCAATTTTATGCTCATAGAATTTAGTTCCCAGAATAACTATCTAGACCATAAACTGCATTACTATGTAGCAAAACAGTTCTGAttagtaaaatttcagaaagaaaaaaaaattatttcttaCATTAAGCATTCACATGCTTACTAATGTTTTCTTTATATGATGAGTCACCGCTCGTTAACTGAATCTCATTGATCCTCACACATTGAACTCTCTGAGAAAAATTGTATTGATTACTCGGACTGTTCAATTGTCTCCATGGATCATTTATTTGAGATTTTCGCATCTTAGTTTTTAGTTGGAAGTGTGTAATGTGTATTATATTGATTATACGATAGAAGAAGAATTTCTATCAACAAAGTCCATACAGTATGCACTAACCACTGTTTTAGTGTAATGTACATGTATGCTTGTGTGTGTTTCTAAATCTTTAAGCTAATGTACATATGCTTGTATGCTGCAGCCATACGGATTTGATGTAGGCCAATCTGAGAAGGGATCAGTCCTCAAGGGGTTAGATATTGGTGTAAAAGGCATGCGGGTAGGAGTCCAGGTGAGATTTGTTTTTGGCATATAAAGTTTCATTGCTATGTTCTGAAGCCATGTTGCAGCATAAATTGAGTTTATACTTTGCAGAAGAGGTCACAAGTTCCTACATTATCATTTTGGCGTTTAGTATTAAGCCATCTATGTGGATTTATGTAAAGACTAAAGATTAGAATTTCAGACATCTGATGTATATTTGTTCCTCTCTCACTGTGTAAGAGTTTTAGAGTTGCTGTGGTGATAATTGTTCAAGGTGTTGGACATTTTTTGTTCTCTATGATACTCGTCATGAAAGTGAAATCACTTGAACAACTGAAATGACAGCTacttcttttcttgattttttgttttcttattctgTATTATAAGTATCCCTTTGGGTCCCAATAATTTATCAACTGTTTGATTTAGATTCTTTGTTCCTCAACGATTGCTTATAGTTCCTCCTGAGCTGGCATATGGAAGCAAAGGAGTCCAAGAAATCCCTCCAAATGCAACAATAGAGGTAACATAACTTTATGGATGCTTTTCTATTTTCCTCTTCCAGGATTTTTATGTGAACTTAAGTGCAATCAATGCTTAAATTTCTTAACTCAAACATCCATGATTAGCAGATGCTTAGTCTCCTGATTTTATTTCAAAGTTAGCATTTTAGTattagtttatatatatttcctGAAGGCATATAGGTATGCATGATATGGAGGATGAGCTGAaacttagttttaagtcttactatttgtttctttatggGAGCAGGGCATATTTTATTTCCTGTGGAGCTGATCCAATCCCAACAGTTGATTGGAGATAATCCATCACCCATGAAGTTGCTACCTCTAACTCCCAGTCCCATAGGCTTACCATCAACAAGTATTCTGCTTTTGAAACCCCTGAGAAGCTTCCATGGGTAATACCCTTTCTTGTAAActtaatatataaacaaaattgaTCACATAGTGCAGTCAAGTAGTTGTTAGTTTCTAGATTGCTTCATGACCTTCTCTATTGTATTAGCATCCATTTTAATAAATTGATAAGCTTTTGAAATTGATAGTCTTTTGGTTGGGAGTTGGAACTTGTGAGTGATTAGATTTCTTTTAATCTCTTATAAAATTGTAGTCTAAGTAGTCATGGATAGGTGCTAACTTTATTTGGAATTCTGCAGAAACTGCCCTGCAGCATAGCTCTCTTTGGTATTTGTTTTACCCTACTTACTGATCTTCAAATATACTGAAATTTTGAcatgtttctgtttttttagttaacaaaggatctggaaagtttcatcttATTCCGAAGCAAAGTGAATTTTCGGTGATTCTTCCAAATTTGGTCTGCATTTGGGAAAGTTCCAGCATTTTTAATGTATCCTCTAATTTTTTGTTGAGATTTGAACTCCTATTTGAATAATTTGACTTCTGGTTTTTATGTATATTGAATTATGCATTTCAAATGGTTGTTTCAAAACTGATTTCATATCAATTGGACTAGCAATgaatttttggtgaattttctaaGTTGACCATGCTGctgagattttttttatatatgacTCCTGCAGTTCAGTCAGATTGTGTTCATCTTTTTCCTTGCTGTCCTAAATCCGAATTCCATGAAAATTCAGTATGTTCTACCTTAACATGTTTACTATGTGTCTGCAAAACAAATGGACTTTAATAAATTCCCAAAGCTAAGTTGTTCATGCCTTAACATTCCAGTTCACTTATGTCTCCCTTTTGATGTGTGATGCAGATTGCTTTGACTCTTTCGAGTCAATTTTACTAGGAGACGAGAGCTTGCAGATCGCCTTGtcaattccatatatatatatatatatatatatatatatatatatatatatatatatatatatggtagaTTGCTTTGGAGTAATATTACTCTgtaattatttgtttttggGTTAGAATCTAGTTTTGCTTGGTGTTCTCTTAAATTATGTTCTGAATTGGCTTCAAACCTTTTGACTTTGATGATATAACAAGCCTTTCATATTGTTCCAAAATGAATGATGTCTATATGGTCAACAATCAACACAAGATTACAACATATGTTGTCTcaacatgaaaatgaacaaCTAAATCGTACCAAAATATGTTGTTTCTTGTTATATCAAACAACATAAGAGTGAGTTTCTGACCTCAATCAAACTACACAAGTACATGATTACATATAATTATATTGTCTATCAGACAATATAAATACTTAAAACAGTGGTTGGAATACAAGACAAAAGACATAAAAATAAATTCTTAAAACTATTTAGAGGACAGATGAGTTataatttacccaattttaagtgaatttcaaacaacaatcaaatgtctttgaaaatgcattcagacaacagattgttaaacaagcctttattttggtaacttcagacaacatataaatgtaTTCTATCTTATTAAATGTTAGACAACAGCAGTTTTATTAAAACTGTAGTTTGTAGttcatttgaacaacattaatCTGTCGCTGTATGTGATTATTAATGATAGAAAGTCCCAAATCCTTCAGTGTTGggttgttcagacgacagatatctatcgtctgaaggctttattggcatagtgatatAACCCTTTGATTCCACACAGTGTCTCTGTGTATTACTAATTCATATGGAGTTTTATATCATATGGTGCTATAAGCCACAATACTCATCTGTGTACAAATCCGTGACAAATATATCTGTGTGCAATAGCtactttttcttgtagtgaCATCAATTACATATATTACATGTGAAGAGTTGCAAAAGCTTGTCCATCTTTCTTATGGATTTTGTTGTCATGGAAGTATTGAAATTGTTTTAGGCTTTTAAATTAGTTTTCAAGGGACATGTACTTGTGATCATGATCAGCAAATGATCAATAATGTGGATTGTTTTCAGCAATACAATGTATTTACTTTAATACAATTTCTATTATATGGAAGTTTCATTACTATTGGAGTTCTATTTTCAGCTAGTTTTTTTGAGGTAAAAGGTACTGAAATTTCATTAAGGTGAAATGGAGTTACATTCTTTCATGACTAGATCATGAATACAAGCAGGAGGTAAGACCTCCCATGTTTCACGATGAGGTGCTTCATAAGCATAACTAGCTAATCTGTGTGCAATACTATTGCATGACCTAGGTGCAAATACAAGTTTCACACCATGCATAGAACTAATTTTGGTTCTAATGTCTAGAACCATATTACTAAGTTCAGAGAGATCTTTAGCATCATTGTTAATACATTGGACTGCTAAGAGACAGTCCGTTTCCACTTCCACCTGCTGTAGTTGCAAAAGTTCAACATATTTCAGTCCTTCCATAATGGCACAAAGCTCAACTTGCTGTGCAGAATTTGCATGAAGCACCGGTTCTGCAAAAGCAGTCTGAAACCGACCATGTGAGTCTCTAAGCACTCCTCCAATTCCCCCATGAGAAGCATGTGCCCCAAAAGCGCCATCAACATTGAGTTTAGGGATGCTTGCCGGTTTCCGCCTCTGCACAACCTTCTGGACCCGACCATTCGGATTGTCTCTAGCACGTTGAAACTCTGTGAGCCATGTAAAGCAGCCCAACATAATGTCAACAGAGGTCTGTACCTTATCCTCCCATAGTTTCAAGTTGCGGTTCTTCCATAATCCCCAGACAATCATGAGTAGTTTTTCAAACAAATCAGTTTTAAGACTCAAAGATTGTTCCAACATCCACTCTTTAAAGTTTGGATGTGGTAAGCTGTTATGCAAAGAGAAGGGAGTACCCGAGAGAATGGTTTGTGCTGTAGGACATTTACAGAAGAGGTGTGCAATGCTTTCAATTCTTTAATTACAGAGTAAGCAACTCACAGCTCCTTCATATCCCTTCTTCTCTAGTAGGCAGAATGTCATTACATGCCCTCCAAACACAAATTTGTACCTTCCTTGGAACCTTAGCCTTCCATAGACGCTTCCAAAGCTCCAAGTAAGGGTCTCCATGAGAAGTAGATGTTAACACATGGCCTAAAACTTGTTGCCTTGCAATCCAGTACGTACTTTTTACAGTGAAGGAACCTTTTTTCTCTGGGTTCCAGCTTAATCGATCGGGAGCAGCAACCTGCCTAAGAGGTATGCACAAGATGCTATCTGCCACATGAGGAAGAAATAGAGATTGTATAGTTTCTCTTTTCCAAGTTCTTGTATGGGGATCAATCAGCTCCGCTACATGAACAAGCTCCATGTTATCCGGTTTTTGTATCATGTATCTTGGGCAGTGAGGCACCCAGTTATCCTCCCACAATTTGATCTGTATACCATTACCCACTTGCCATATCGCACCTGCCAATAAAAGAGGTCTACTTTCCAGAATACTCCTCCATGAATATGAAGGTGCCGTACCCAGATCTGCTTCCCAAAAAGAACAGTTGGGAAAATAACGTGCTTTGTAGACTTGAGCAATCAAAGAAGTAGGTTTAGTAAGCAATCTCCATCCCTGTTTAGCAAGCATTGGAAGATTATAGGcataaatattttgaacccCATGCCACCTTCATGCTTAGTCAAACATAATTTTTCCCAACTTCTCcaatgtattttctttttctcatctgtGGCACCCCAAAAGAAGGACGCACAAAGCTGATGAATGTCATCACACAAGCTCTTTGGAAGAAGGTAGCAGTTCATAGCATAAGTAGGCATCACTTGGGCCACGGCTTTGATAAGAATTTCTTTTCCGGCACAACTAAGGATTTTAGACTTCCAATTCACCAACTTTTTGGACACCTTGTCCTTCAAGTATTGGAATCGTTTCATTTTGGACCTCCCAACCCTCAATGGTAATCCAAGATACCGATCATGCTCCGAAACACATTTCACTCCCAAGATGGAAGCCAAAGTGGACTTCAAAGCAGGTTGAACATTATTGCTAAAAACCACACTACTTTTAGCAAAGTTTACCTTCTGACCAGAGGCACGTTCATAAATGTTGAGAATACCTTTAATAACTGTACATTCTCTTATGGTAGCTGCACCAAAAAGAAGACTGTCATCTGCAAAGAAGAGGTGATGGAGTACTGGAGCTTGAGGACTCATCTTTAAACCCTTGAAGGTGCCAAACTGAACCGCTTGAGAGATTAGAGCAGATAATCCTTCGGCACAAAGGATAAACAAATAAGGTGAGAGTGGATCCCCCTGACGgatacactactagaataatgctaATAAACATCATGTCATAGACATCGGTTAGGATTTGAGgcgatgtaaaaaaaatttctaacatcggttcttaaaaaTTTGATTTCTATCTATACATTAACATCGTTTCTAATAGTTAACCGAtgtctacatttttttttcaaaattttgaaaaacgcGGAAAATGACTAAGTTACAAAATTTTCAACGCGGGGGGAGAAAATTTCAATTCCCCAACACTTAGTCATATTGACTGCCTCGACatttttttcattctcaaaCCCTACCCACCATGACACAGCACTcgacctcctcttcctcatcctccGCCTCCAACCAGCACCCAACTACTCTCCGCCTCGGCCTCCGTCTccactctcctccttctctgccTCCGTCTCcgttctcctccttctcctcctccgacACAcctcttctctcatctctcttctcaAATCCACCAATGATGCAGTCCATGCCGGAGCTCCGCCTTGTTCCCTCGTCGAGCCCACCATGGAAGATAAGACCTAACATTCAAGACAAGGCTCGCTGTCGATTCAGGTATTGGATTATTGGGTCTCACTCGATTTTGCGTTAAATTGTTTTCAATTGCTTTTGGGTATCTTTTGGTTAATTTCTCGGTTAATTTTTGTCTAATCGTATGTATCAATCTATATCTATGTGTGTACCTATTTTGGGGGTTACTTCAGGTTTGTTGAGTGGATGGATTGTTGTTGTTCCGGGACTGAAATTACTCTCAAGATGTTGGATATGAAGACcatcttctttttccttgtaggAATACCTTGTTACAGCATCCAAGAACCAGATCTTGTATGTCTTCTTCAGTTCCCCTAGACTCTGGGTATGTttacttatttttgtttatctttGTTCTCCTCAATCCTAGTCTTTTGAGATAGTGTGGCATGTTATGCTATCAGTGTTTATCTAGACTAATGATGTATACACATGTGAATTGGATTGACAATTTAGCAATATATGTCATGGATCAATCTAGGATGGATCTTTGAAATTTGTGAGTGAGTTCTTGAATGTGGGAGTGGGTGATGAGTGATTGGGAGA
This portion of the Rosa chinensis cultivar Old Blush chromosome 1, RchiOBHm-V2, whole genome shotgun sequence genome encodes:
- the LOC112165078 gene encoding uncharacterized protein LOC112165078 translates to MSPQAPVLHHLFFADDSLLFGAATIRECTVIKGILNIYERASGQKVNFAKSSVVFSNNVQPALKSTLASILGVKCVSEHDRYLGLPLRVGRSKMKRFQYLKDKVSKKLVNWKSKILSCAGKEILIKAVAQVMPTYAMNCYLLPKSLCDDIHQLCASFFWGATDEKKKIHWRSWEKLCLTKHEGGMGFKIFMPIIFQCLLNRDGDCLLNLLL